A section of the Canis lupus baileyi chromosome 5, mCanLup2.hap1, whole genome shotgun sequence genome encodes:
- the RPL11 gene encoding large ribosomal subunit protein uL5, protein MAQDQGEKENPMRELRIRKLCLNICVGESGDRLTRAAKVLEQLTGQTPVFSKARYTVRSFGIRRNEKIAVHCTVRGAKAEEILEKGLKVREYELRKNNFSDTGNFGFGIQEHIDLGIKYDPSIGIYGLDFYVVLGRPGFSIADKKRRTGCIGAKHRISKEEAMRWFQQKYDGIILPGK, encoded by the exons ATGGCG CAGGATCAAGGTGAAAAGGAGAACCCCATGCGGGAGCTTCGCATCCGCAAACTCTGCCTCAACATCTGTGTGGGGGAGAGTGGAGACAGACTGACCCGCGCGGCCAAGGTGCTGGAGCAGCTCACGGGCCAGACCCCAGTGTTCTCCAAAG CTAGGTACACGGTTAGATCCTTTGGtatcaggagaaatgaaaagattgCTGTCCACTGCACAGTCCGTGGGGCCAAAGCAGAAGAAATCCTGGAGAAAGGTCTAAAG GTGCGAGAGTATGagttaagaaaaaataacttcTCCGATACTGGAAACTTTGGTTTTGGGATCCAGGAGCACATCGATCTGGGGATCAAATATGACCCAAGCATTGGTATCTACGGCCTGGACTTCTATGTG GTGCTGGGTAGGCCAGGTTTCAGCATCGCAGACAAGAAGCGCAGGACAGGCTGCATTGGGGCCAAACACAGAATCAGCAAAGAGGAAGCCATGCGCTGGTTCCAGCAGAAG TATGATGGGATCATCCTTCCTGGCAAATAA